gtgtatattcttttaatttatctgtattaatacatatactATCTGCTATTAATTGTGtgctttttatttcatcctTTTCTTTATCTATATAAGCATTACTATATATACCATAGTTACATAATTTGCtcatgttttttaattctctatatttatttgttgcATATAGTAAGGACTTACTTGGAATACAACCAACATTAACACAAGTACCTCCTAAAGACTCTTCATCTCCTGCAAACATAACAACTTTTAAATTTCTTTCGATTGCATTTATAGCAGCTGCATGACCACCAACACCACATCCTAATATTGCAACATCATATTCGCTTGGAgatatttccattttaggtgcattactattttctgatttattgtttaatttggattttattttttcattacaCCTTATGTTACCATTTTTAgggtataatattttataattttgtaactCTATGAAAAGtcgtttttctttttcttttttacaaGGAACAGATGCAATGTTACATccctttttcattttccaaTCTGTATTCAATGCAGAAATAGATTTtgtattttgtaaaattttaactccttcatttttgtttaaaataaagAGGAAACTTACACATATTAAGGTAATTGCACAAACTTTGtggatttttattttgcttaTTATTCCCATTTTATCAagttttttgtttttttaaagctcgaaagttaataaaaaagaatacaaattttagtgtgatatgtattttattttaatgtgTAGCTTGTGTAATTTAAGAAAGAGAAGACGTAAATGGCGATATATGTTTAAGTAATATGTATTACATAGTTTGTAGTGGTATATTACACAGATCTATGTCgatctgttttttttttttttttttaagtattaTTTGTGCTAATTTGGAgaatgcataaaaaaaatatatagcatcctttttaaagaagtgtattttattttgatgaaaaatattcagaacaaatttaaaacgGGTTGTCATgtagagaaaaaaaaacaaataaatggCAACATGTGTACCGTtgaatttgtattttttttgcattttaaTTGCAATGGGGAggttaaaataatttgtttttaattacGGGGGTcgaaaaattaaatcaaaaaaagaatattccATGCTagcataatatatgtataaatagtAGAACGAATTTTATGAGCATGTTGAGTAAATAGAATAATATCCATTTATTTGGTGAAATGAAAACACAAATGGTTTTCACATCGCCACACTAAAAGGGAAAAGCTATAACAGTGCATCAAAATGTTATCACATTTTTGAAAAGTGTAGTATATCTTTAAAAAtcatgattttttttagagCGTATGCCTATCCATACTGTTGTGGGTCTATACTATATGCAAAGTCCCCATTTTTCTATTCTATAAATGGGAAGGTATATGgcgataaaaatatgtaattgttataaaacattttagttataccaaataaaaaaaatgtaaaaataggAGGATTCTATGTCATAGAGAACTTTAGCTTGGCTAACCTTTTCAATCTAGCAAACTTTGTGATGTCTAAAATTTTCCAAAATATTCGAAACAACCatagaacaaaaaaatagatatgtgtatattccttttcattacaaaaatatatgcatacaatattataaaacatGTACTAAATGAAAGGTTATATACACATTATTTTCCGAATTTTCCATACTTttcaaaaagaaaaataatatatgcatatactaTTGTaagtattttattaaaaaatttttagattgtatttatatattatttttaaacacATTATTTCATATTCTCCCATGTGCAAAATAGtaaatagttatatattttataaaaaataatatattgctatttatatgattaattttgttttaaaaaattgatttattttaaatcaaTAGTTTGTCCTTTTGTGTGATATTATTAAAGCAGAGGAAAGAATGAAATGAAAgagagaaaatataaaggatttagggaagaaaaaaaaatcgtatattttttattgtgctaaaaaataataattttccatattttaataaaattcagattttctataaaaaaaaatgcacattttattaaagcaattatattataaataaaattagttTTGTTTTATGTTACTACAAATTATTGTCctttgttttgtttttctttattttacttttttcgcatgattaaaattgtatgcATGTTAGGcgttaatattttttgtatgaattttttatgaacgttcatatttttttttatttttttttacatttttttattaacgtTCATACGTTTTTACCTTTTTcccaatttttaaaatattattattattatatattatataatatagttatatttttttgtaatttctTACAGTTAGATATGcagatatattaaatggaCTATTTTGTGAAAACAGTTTTATCTGTTATTcacatttaatatatcagcgcatatgtatgtatagtACATTTTCCATAAATAATTGATTTAGCTGTTTATGTAGTAAATAGCTtgtaacaatatatatttattatatttaatggGGACAAGATGAATGAAAATCCTAACTGTGACAACAATTTTATGCTTGGAAAGGAATGGGATGAATTTAACTTTaaagataaagaaaaaaaatatttaaatgaaaatcatGGTAATCCCAaccaaataaatgaaatggattttttttttgaaaattacaataataaaaataatgctaatatttcacaattttcaaataatgcAAGTGGGAAGAATGGGATACAAGGAAAATCTAATATAAATGGAAGTAGTGacacaaattttaataaatatttgacAAATAATGTTAATGATTCTCTATGGGGTGAGTCTAACGAAAGTTATAATGtagttaaaaataaaaaagaaagaagtAAAACCCCAATAAAAAAGGCAAGTCAAAAATcgaataaattaatttcaaGTATGGATGAAGTTAGTAATACCTTTGATGCAAAATCAAGTAGTACAAAATCCAGTGGACCAAAATTAAATGCTGACTCTACCTTTGATTTATGGGAAAAGTTCACCGAATATGATAAAGAATATGAACTTGCAGGAAATGATTTATcgtatgaaaaaaaaaaaaaaaaaaaaaaaattccagACGAGTATATAGTTCATACTGGAAAGGGATCGATAAATAATTCTAATACATATAAGAAAAGTGATAATGATAATGGTATTAGTGTGGTTTCAAAGAATAATCGAAATGTAGTTAAGgagaatgaaaaaataaaaaattcagCTGAGTATCATACAAAATGTGAAAAGCCCAATACAGTAATAAAAAGCGATTCATTTTATGAAGGAGAATTTACACcaagtttaaaaaatggaaataaattgTCATCATATGATGATATCAATTTAAATTCTGAACATGACATAAAAATTGAGTACTGTTCAGATAAAAGTATTTCACAATGTAAAGTAGTAAATAGTAATAGTAACAAAATaagcattaaaaaaaaaaatggcatATTATTGGATGAagattatgaaaaaaatatttataataaaaagaaaaaaaacaaagacTTACTCATGAATAGTAAcgacaataataataataatattttgtcgGATTCAAAACATTCTGTTAGTAGTCTACAAGTTAATAAAacgacaaaaaaaaagtccGAATCCGGAAATAGCAATAATACTAGCAAATATCGTTACATTAGCAccgataataataatatagatgATGGTCACACAAAAgccaaagaaaaaatttcaaaaaaaataacttcAAGTCAAGAGTTAGTAAGCAGTTATAAAGATTGTACTAGCGGTGTGCATAATTTAGGGGATGCAAAAAGTAAAGAAGAAATGCAATTAAAAAGTgagataaagaaaaagaaaataacaaaatcaATAAATAATCCAAATAGATCACAATCATATACTAGTATGATAGATGATTCGGAACATACATATTAtgataatacaaaattttcTGAACAAAGTAGTagtaatttattaaagcTAGATGAGAGTTcagaatttttttgtaactCTAATACGATAGGTGATGAAAATTTGaatggaaaaattaaaaaaataaaaacgaaaaaaggaactaaagaagaaaaaactacaaaaaaaaaaaatatagaaaatatagataataataaaaaagaagttgaaataaataaatcagGAATATCAAAACAAGtagaacaaaattatacattttcGTCAGAAGAAAATCAAACATTTGAAtctataaaaacaaatgatagtagtaaattttttgatgaaataaaagaatatttacataataaaaGCATAAAAGAAACAGCAAAtgcagaaaaaaaaacggacTCTAATTTCAACGAATTTGATGATCTAAATgaagatataaaattaaaaaaaaagcaaacCATTCGAACTAGtagtaaaaatacaatatgtAGTGACAAAGAAAAGGTTCGAAATAGTTCAAGTTCAGCAGAGAAATTATCAAAAGTGGCAAAAATGACAAAAACGAAAGAACGAGGAAAAAGCGTAGATATAATGAATGAATCGGAActtgaaataaaatcaaaTGAAGTAAAAGTAAAGGGAGAAAAAAGTTGCGAAAAAAAACGGAACATAAAACAGAAGAGCGATGAGGGTGTCAAAATGGATCGagatgtaaaaaaaattaatgaaacaaaaatatacaatagCAATAGTACAATAAATAGCAATTTTAGTAATAACtcgaatttaaaaaagaaaaaaaatgtatcaGATAAAGCTACTGCTTTACATTCGATAGACGAAAGTAACAACAAATTTTATGGAGGAAAAGAGATATATACTGATATggcaataaataatgaaggtAATAAAATCGATCAAAAAGGaagcataaaaaatggtataCATACAGATATAGTAACAGATGAAGATGATACTACAATTAATTATAAcgatgatgaaaatgaaacagTAAATTCGAATAgtaattcaaataaattatttgtaaaaaaaaaaaaagattcaTCTATGGATGGGAATGAAGTGTATGGGCCCGATCTTGGATTTGAGGAAACTGAAGTGAAAAAAGCggacaataaaaatgaggATACTAAAAATGAGGATACTAAAAATGAGGATACCCAAAGCGAGTCGCTTATTCAAAAAGGacgaaaatttaaaaacatgtttatctcatttattaaaaggGAGAGCTATAAAAAGGATGAGGAAAATGAAGAGgttgatgaaaataagataataacaaaaaaagaatttataaaatggaatgaaatgaatttaaatatgtataatgaGAATGGAAATAATGAGAAGACAGTGTCAAGTTTGTATGGGTTTAGAACAAAAAGCAAATCGGTTAGTGGCGaatttaatgatataaatttaagcaaactagaacaaaataaaaaaagtggaagtaatgaaaataataaaacctTTAGTAACGATACAATGtctgaaaataattcaaatgctaaaaaaaaagcaaatactatttataataacttTTTAGAAAGTTTAAAACATCCATCATGTAAAATAGTTGTAGAtcaagtaaaaaaatttattttaaattttccaCAAAATTTAAGTAGAGAAGAAGCAGCAAATAGGATTCATACGTTTATAAATGAAACACAacctattttattaaaatcaagtatatataaaaatttaaatacagatcaaataaatataattattcaagggtatgaaaaatttataatacaaaaattatatttttatttatatcgtATGGATCCAGAAGATAAAGATCAAGATGAACAGAtctatacaaaaataaattgctTACAATGGGTTGAATTAAAACATTTGGAAATTTCTGAAAATATAGATTTAGATCGTTTAAAATTAGCACAAGGTgaacttttaaaaattcaaaaaatgaaagcaccatatgataaaataattatgatacTAAATTGTTGTCGTATTGTTAcatctattttatttgaagcaaaaaaaaattcaaaaaaaaaaaaaaataatataaaagaaaataataatgttacACCAAATGAGTCCACCTTTTTTGAGGATAATTTTGGATCAAATAGTGATACTAAACAGATGCGAAGAGATAGTCAAATTACAAATTCAGGGgattcaaataatatgaaagatGAATTATCAACAAGTGTGTTTGGATCCGATGAAAGAAATGACAACAAAAATGATGGCAAAAATGATGGCAAAATTGAATACAGTGACGATACGAATGATGATGAGTTATTGCCATGTGCTGATGAAGTTCTTCCTTtacttatatatgtaattgTTAAAACAAATCCTCCAGAATTAATATCAAACATTACATTTATCCAAAGTTTTAGGCACCCGAATCATTTTGTTTCCGAAGAAGCTTACTCCTTTACACAATTTTGTAGTGGTgttgaatttataaaagaacTTGGTAAGactacatttttaaatatatccgaaaaagaatataaagaaaaggtTAGTAAAGCAGAAgagttttatttaaatgaagtTAAAGAGAGTAATAAGAAATTACAAGAAACTGCTGGGAAATTAAATGACTTTATAAAACtttcaaatgaaaaaaaattaaataataatattattactaaaatagaatcaataaaattaaagtaTGAAAATGtggaaaatttaaatacaatTACAATTTCAGATTTATCATCACTTTTTGAAGAATATAAAGTTCTTGTGGAATTGAAAAAGAGTATTTTAAAAGATCTACAGGATCATGCATAGGTATATAGCACTAATATGTTACTTTTATGGATGTGACATGATTATATCCATACTATGCATACCTTTTTATGTTATACTATATTAGTGGAAGTTATACTCTTATCTGTTTTCcgttttttcgtttttttgcGTTCAacatgtgcatatatatttttacgtttttatatacaattgtttataataatttgtctTCTGTTTTTAGTAACGAAAATGGTTGGATGTATGCGAATTGATGGCTGTTTGTACGCATatgtttgttttatatttctatgtattattatggCTATTTGTTTAAGGATAATTTATTTgggtaaaatatttgaacCCATTCATTATGTGCCTATCCGTTTCCTTGTTTgctttatacattttttttttctaactttgtaaaaagtattaaaatttacaaaatttttaatatccgttttttttctcctCATAAAATTGGTGGGGATATACGCGCTATTATTCACGCTAAAGGGGAAGGCGAAAAAATTGCAAAAAAATTGCAGAAAAATTGcagaaaaaatgtattacaTCCAATTATGAACCTATTGATAATACCTTTACCATATGTATGCACACTTACAAAGATGTATAGCCTGTAAAACAATTTAACCATTTAAAGAGTATAACATAAATTGATATTTATGaatctgaaaaaaaaaaattcctTTTTTGCATCGCTGGATTTGTGCTTCATACATATACACGAATTTTGTGAAGCATGAAACGAAAATTGTAATATGcttcaaaatattaatttttttttttttttttctaaaattgctttggttaatttttttaaaaacaaggGCATCTGTTTCAAACTTGAGAAGCCATAATATAATGTACTGTAAAAaggtaatatatttttttttttaatttcaaatttttagagaatcaaaaattaaataatggcAATAAAGGGAGagataaaatgaaatatgtataaaggAAAGGGGGAAATATTAGAAAGGTTGGAAAAATGAATTGAGgttatacacatatatataatacttgCAAATGTGATTACTGTGTATTATAGATTTTATAACTTTGAGATTGTttcgatattttttattttcttttttctttccctttcttttttttctccccgtttttttttacaagaTGGTTTTTCGATTTAATTTAACCTGGGCAGGCTTTATTTTatggtatatattttatgtatacatgtacaattgtataaaattaaataactataataataaactgATAGGGCATAGATTGATGAGCATATCTACTAGTGTAGTACCTGGACAAGtaaatagaaataataatgaaagtCCAGTACAAAACAAGAGAAGTATATTTGGATTCGGTGGTTCAAATAAGTGTAATATAATGATTAGCTGTTATGATAAAGCCGGGGTTTTTGataaaagtttttttttattaattgaagaaagaaataatattaaatatgtgaAGGAGCAGattgaaaatatgtatgGAATACCAACAAAGTTtcaagaaatattttatgaaaataaaaaattagatgATAATGTAACaataaaaagtttaataaaaggaaagaatattaaattattaaattttcgTCTAATTTCAGTTTTGCCCCATTTTTTTAGTGAAGAGTCTAATGAAGTTGGTAAAAAAGATGCAAATGTGGaaagagaaaataaaaaaataaaaattttaaaagaaaaattaaaatattatggatgtataacattatttaatgaatataaaaagttgtTAGAAAAACTTAAAGACAATAAAAGtagaattataaaaaaggatgTTGATATTATTGAATcgtttaaaaattttgatagAGAGTTTGAGCGtttgttaaataataataatataagtttagaaaaaataaaaaaagaaatacaagatttaaaatattttgataaaaaaaaattattattaagaTTGGAAATCGATTATCCAAATAtggataatttattattaactagaataaaagaattgattaaattttattatttaggAGATATACAATCtgtaattaaattttctttgttcttttatattttatataaatatgctaATTACCCTccccaaataaaaaaaatgtttttatacttgtctatattatttttattggcCCCTTGTAAACCGATATATAAGTTTtgtcattttctttttttttcaattccTACAAGTTTCCTATATACAGGTTCGTTTTGTACATACCTTATTAGTGTAACCATGTGTATGTCATACTACTTTAATATGATACAACGTATTTGTGACTATTTTCCTTTTGCAGGCTTTACAAATATACTATCTGCTTCCTACCAGCAAATATTGATGTGCCAATAATTAAATGTGATGGGACTATTGAACAGTTTGTTATTTACTATGGGATGGATTATTAACCAGTTTGTTATTTACTATGGGATGAAATAAGGAGGACCCCAAGCATGGCATATATAAACACAATTATGTGGATTGGCAAACCGTAATTTATTCCcacatttgttttaaaaggTTGAACTTTTATAACGTAGATTATACAAattgaaaagaaaaatatataatggcTATCTAAAATGTTGTCACAGCCTTTATACGAAaatccatatatatatacatacatatggttattttttatttattcattcttttgtttttttttttatcactttatgcttttttctttgtttATAAACATGTTTTGTTATTCgatatttactttttatatttccaaaaaaattgcaattttttgttattcggttttttaattattttattttttgtgtaaaataaaaatggcgtatttatatatacaattttttcatacaaccttaaaaaaaatttaattaattttgttttattataaaataggCAAAGCAAGTTCAGCAATTTTACCcgcatattattattatatatatgcgaTAATTTTTCGCTTATTTTGATActacatattaatattactCAAACCccggaaaaaaaatattcctacaaatatatgtaaattatgaacatatatatatatacatatggatacgcttattatttatggtactataaaaaatatgttgatTAACAcgtttttaataaaaagaataaaacattcttttctttttatgtaaaaggaaaaaataaaaatatgctaGTAGTAAAATAATGGCAAATTAGaataagtaaaaaattacatatttttttaagcacaaaaaaaggaaaaaaaaatcattaaCAAATCATAACAtcagatatatatatttatattacttatatatgtataacaatttatatgttattataaaataaaaaatatattgataataaaaacacacaaaaaaagaTGATACAAACAGGTATAATATAAcatcatattatatatttttagtttatttttatttccccatcaaatttatagcaaaataataattaatattattacatatataattattcaaGTATGTAGCCAACACTttagattattttttttacatcgTTTTCTgttctattatttttgttacttTAGAAAAAAGGAACTGGGTTGATATTGACGTAGATGATGATGAGTCATTGaatgataatgaaaacagtaagtgaaaaaaatgcgAGGAAACATAAAAAGCGACTATGGAAAAGAACTATATATGCAGACTCTGCGAACTCACTCTGCGAACTGACTCTGTGAACTATGCcgctttaaaaaataatgatgttCTATGCACCcctttatttctttatatatttatcataaattttgtttgaaACCCTTttgtagaaaaaaaatgggaGGATATAGACGCAGATGACGATTTGGAAAGTAACAAAAAGTTATCTTACTTTACTAACTATGAAAATGGAGTTAAAGTTGTTACAAAATATtctgaaaatttaaaaaagcaaaCCGTGAAGGTAAGATATTCACACTTTTATAATGCATttaatatgtatgcatacatatttttatgtagcCCATGTTTGCAATCCATTTATTCTTTATCcacttatttatttcccCCCCCCCCTTAGGTtaccaaaaaaattaaagaagtCATAATAAAGAAACGCCTTAACAAGGAAATCGAGAATCGTCTTAAACTAAAAAATTTCAACGTCGATGCTGTAAGagatgaaaatatacacatacatatttaaaaataagagACATGTATatccaaattttttataaatactttatttatataattaattttccTTCATTTTGAATATCCTATCACAGTTTAGCTCGGTTATTGTTGAACCAACTGATGTTGTAAATATTGAGCctccaaaaa
This sequence is a window from Plasmodium chabaudi chabaudi strain AS genome assembly, chromosome: 7. Protein-coding genes within it:
- a CDS encoding vacuolar protein sorting-associated protein 9, putative, with translation MNENPNCDNNFMLGKEWDEFNFKDKEKKYLNENHGNPNQINEMDFFFENYNNKNNANISQFSNNASGKNGIQGKSNINGSSDTNFNKYLTNNVNDSLWGESNESYNVVKNKKERSKTPIKKASQKSNKLISSMDEVSNTFDAKSSSTKSSGPKLNADSTFDLWEKFTEYDKEYELAGNDLSYEKKKKKKKIPDEYIVHTGKGSINNSNTYKKSDNDNGISVVSKNNRNVVKENEKIKNSAEYHTKCEKPNTVIKSDSFYEGEFTPSLKNGNKLSSYDDINLNSEHDIKIEYCSDKSISQCKVVNSNSNKISIKKKNGILLDEDYEKNIYNKKKKNKDLLMNSNDNNNNNILSDSKHSVSSLQVNKTTKKKSESGNSNNTSKYRYISTDNNNIDDGHTKAKEKISKKITSSQELVSSYKDCTSGVHNLGDAKSKEEMQLKSEIKKKKITKSINNPNRSQSYTSMIDDSEHTYYDNTKFSEQSSSNLLKLDESSEFFCNSNTIGDENLNGKIKKIKTKKGTKEEKTTKKKNIENIDNNKKEVEINKSGISKQVEQNYTFSSEENQTFESIKTNDSSKFFDEIKEYLHNKSIKETANAEKKTDSNFNEFDDLNEDIKLKKKQTIRTSSKNTICSDKEKVRNSSSSAEKLSKVAKMTKTKERGKSVDIMNESELEIKSNEVKVKGEKSCEKKRNIKQKSDEGVKMDRDVKKINETKIYNSNSTINSNFSNNSNLKKKKNVSDKATALHSIDESNNKFYGGKEIYTDMAINNEGNKIDQKGSIKNGIHTDIVTDEDDTTINYNDDENETVNSNSNSNKLFVKKKKDSSMDGNEVYGPDLGFEETEVKKADNKNEDTKNEDTKNEDTQSESLIQKGRKFKNMFISFIKRESYKKDEENEEVDENKIITKKEFIKWNEMNLNMYNENGNNEKTVSSLYGFRTKSKSVSGEFNDINLSKLEQNKKSGSNENNKTFSNDTMSENNSNAKKKANTIYNNFLESLKHPSCKIVVDQVKKFILNFPQNLSREEAANRIHTFINETQPILLKSSIYKNLNTDQINIIIQGYEKFIIQKLYFYLYRMDPEDKDQDEQIYTKINCLQWVELKHLEISENIDLDRLKLAQGELLKIQKMKAPYDKIIMILNCCRIVTSILFEAKKNSKKKKNNIKENNNVTPNESTFFEDNFGSNSDTKQMRRDSQITNSGDSNNMKDELSTSVFGSDERNDNKNDGKNDGKIEYSDDTNDDELLPCADEVLPLLIYVIVKTNPPELISNITFIQSFRHPNHFVSEEAYSFTQFCSGVEFIKELGKTTFLNISEKEYKEKVSKAEEFYLNEVKESNKKLQETAGKLNDFIKLSNEKKLNNNIITKIESIKLKYENVENLNTITISDLSSLFEEYKVLVELKKSILKDLQDHA
- a CDS encoding ubiquitin, putative, coding for MVFRFNLTWAGFILWYIFYVYMYNCIKLNNYNNKLIGHRLMSISTSVVPGQVNRNNNESPVQNKRSIFGFGGSNKCNIMISCYDKAGVFDKSFFLLIEERNNIKYVKEQIENMYGIPTKFQEIFYENKKLDDNVTIKSLIKGKNIKLLNFRLISVLPHFFSEESNEVGKKDANVERENKKIKILKEKLKYYGCITLFNEYKKLLEKLKDNKSRIIKKDVDIIESFKNFDREFERLLNNNNISLEKIKKEIQDLKYFDKKKLLLRLEIDYPNMDNLLLTRIKELIKFYYLGDIQSVIKFSLFFYILYKYANYPPQIKKMFLYLSILFLLAPCKPIYKFCHFLFFSIPTSFLYTGFTNILSASYQQILMCQ